The Vicia villosa cultivar HV-30 ecotype Madison, WI linkage group LG1, Vvil1.0, whole genome shotgun sequence genome includes a region encoding these proteins:
- the LOC131594338 gene encoding uncharacterized protein LOC131594338, whose protein sequence is MGIKVRKPFCLSFNGVPTSLKILCDNVSGAFVLSESLNRLISLIWTKVGETLLNIMIRFYDPLLHYFTYRDFQLVPTLEEFSSILGLPVLDQMSYTGEEEIPKLEDVAAALHLPRSEIKKDWVNKGDYTGLPIDFLYSQAEILINAASMDALEKVLALLIYGQVLFPRYDKIVDVIATKIFIINNPVPTLLGDLLHSIHHRSTKGKGCVLGCAPLLHKWFISHLPRSVIKNEERETWVQRIMRISYDDIIWNQKEFGGTHLFDSCGDFPNVPLLGTRGGITYNPILARQKFGFALKDKPRSIYLSAKNFDYDSDTTGKKKLFIRAWSKVKWIYDRVVEYCMPYPSDIPVVPRVTPPVIPVVLEPYVPAPNEDLAAIVASLRREKDDLEKRLREVEAEKVVLVADAKERDGMLDHFSRKWKIEDFVSPKQI, encoded by the exons atgggaATCAAAGTTCGTAAACCTTTCTGCCTCAGCTTTAACGGAGTACCTACATCTCTGAAGATTCTTTGTGATAATGTTTCTGGTGCTTTTGTGCTTTCCGAGTCTCTTAATAGATTAATCAGCCTGATATGGACCAAAGTGGGTGAAACGCTCCTCAACATAATGATCCGGTTTTATGATCCTCTCCTTCATTACTTTACTTATAGGGACTTTCAGTTGGTTCCCACATTAGAGGAATTTTCATCTATACTAGGATTACCTGTGCTTGATCAGATGTCCTACACTGGTGAAGAAGAGATTCCTAAGTTGGAAGatgttgctgctgcattgcatttGCCTCGATCAGAAATTAAAAAGGATTGGGTGAACAAAGGAGACTACACTGGTTTGCCTATTGACTTCTTGTATAGTCAAGCTGAAATCTTGATTAATGCTGCAAGTATGGATGCTCTTGAAAAAGTCCTCGCTCTCCTGATCTATGGGCAAGTCTTATTTCCTCGTTACGACAAAATTGTAGATGTGATTGCCACtaagatcttcatcatcaataatCCCGTTCCTACCTTATTAGGTGACTTGTTGCATTCCATCCATCATCGATCAACTAAAGGAAAAGGTTGCGTTCTTGGATGTGCACCTCTTctacataagtggtttatttctcacttaccccgTTCCGTAATAAAGAATGAAGAACGTGAGACTTGGGTTCAAAGAATCATGAGGATTTCGTACGATGATATCATTTGGAACCAAAAAGAGTTTGGAGGAACCCATTTGTTTGATAGCTGTGGAGATTTCccaaatgtacctcttcttggtacccgaggaggaataacttataatcccatATTAGCCCGACAAAAGTTTGGTTTCGCTTTGAAAGACAAGCCTCGCTCCATATACCTTAGCGCGAAAAATTTTGATTATGATTCAGATACAACCGGAAAGAAGAAGTTGTTTATTAGAGCTTGGTCCAAGGTAAA GTGGATTTATGATCGAGTTGTTGAGTATTGTATGCCATATCCATCTGATATCCCTGTTGTGCCAAGGGTTACCCCTCCGGTCATTCCAGTGGTTTTGGAGCCTTATGTTCCCGCTCCAAATGAAGACCTTGCTGCTATCGTTGCTTCTTTAAGAAGAGAAAAGGATGATCTTGAAAAGCGCTTACGTGAGGTTGAGGCTGAAAAAGTAGTGTTAGTGGCCGATGCCAAAGAGCGAGATGGTATGCTTGACCATTTCTCCCGTAAATGGAAGATTGAGGATTTTGTCTCTCCAAAACAGATATAA